In Hemitrygon akajei chromosome 9, sHemAka1.3, whole genome shotgun sequence, the following are encoded in one genomic region:
- the rnf8 gene encoding E3 ubiquitin-protein ligase rnf8 isoform X3: MAAVAEESEQSLAWYLERMGGEEAGQRLKLQPGTKVTVGRGLGVTHRLLAKTCPLMISRNHCSFFLSSEGVCTVTDNQSLNGVWVNGVRLEPLRPCELVEGDVVQLGVPVEQQERAEYEYRLVRRSPGTPGTGSGAKRKLGCEDSPTGVPQRAEGSSKLQRLGENTHRPNTVQHRVAASAQSREDTAQPGTSSQPPTSTCTNICHGDQDRDPESTHRHQEQGLPTDREQTHGDQDQELSTDWEQTQGHCDQKLPVDRDPTLGDQEQGRRCLITQEPTDGDQEQRCLTNEQQPQVGVGVDVAETRISEVLENELQCIICSEYFIQAVTLGCSHSFCRLCIREWGRRRAECPICRQPIEWQTPSVVLDSCIERMVSGLGEAARRQRQQLLQARIVLLADGGRGPSGEGDLGGERPALPPDSPPPLILENTESRSTGSRDQQTHL, from the exons GCCGGGGACAAAG GTGACGGTCGGGCGAGGGTTGGGCGTGACCCACCGCCTCTTGGCCAAGACATGTCCTCTGATGATCTCCCGCAACCATTGTTCCTTCTTCCTGAGCTCGGAGGGAGTGTGCACCGTCACGGACAACCAG AGTTTGAACGGCGTGTGGGTGAATGGAGTGCGGCTGGAGCCCCTGCGGCCCTGCGAATTGGTCGAGGGTGATGTGGTGCAGCTGGGGGTACCGGTGGAGCAGCAGGAAAGAGCCGAGTATGAGTACCGCCTGGTGCGCCGGAGCCCAGGTACACCGGGCACGGGGAGCGGCGCCAAGCGGAAACTGGGCTGCGAGGATTCTCCGACTGGGGTCCCGCAGAGAGCTGAGGGGAGCAGCAAACTGCAGCGGCTCGGGGAGAACACACACCGGCCCAACACGGTGCAGCACAGAGTGGCGGCGAGTGCGCAGAGTCGGGAGGACACGGCACAACCTGGCACCAGCAGCCAGCCCCCGACCTCTACCTGCACCAACATCTGTCATGGAGACCAGGATCGAGATCCAGAGTCAACACACAGGCACCAGGAACAGGGACTCCCAACGGACAGGGAGCAGACACACGGAGACCAGGATCAGGAACTCTCGACAGATTGGGAACAGACACAGGGACACTGTGATCAAAAACTTCCAGTGGACCGGGACCCAACTCTCGGAGACCAGGAACAGGGTCGAAGATGCCTGATAACTCAGGAGCCAACAGATGGAGACCAGGAACAGCGATGTCTCACGAATGAGCAACAACCACAG GTCGGGGTGGGGGTCGACGTTGCGGAGACACGGATCAGTGAGGTGCTGGAGAATGAACTGCAGTGTATCATCTGTTCTGAGTACTTCATCCAG GCAGTGACCCTAGGGTGCTCGCACTCCTTCTGCCGGTTGTGTATCAGGGAGTGGGGGCGTCGTCGGGCTGAATGCCCcatttgccggcagcccatcgaGTGGCAGACGCCCTCAGTGGTGCTGGACAGCTGCATCGAGAGGATGGTGTCCGGTCTGGGGGAGGCAGCCAGGAGACAGCGGCAGCAGTTACTGCAAGCCCGCATAG tgtTGCTGGCAGACGGAGGGCGCGGACCCAGTGGGGAAGGTGACCTTGGGGGTGAGAGACCTGCCCTACCTCCAGACAGCCCACCTCCACTCATCCTTGAGAACACAGAGTCCAGGTCCACGGGTAGCAGAGACCAGCAGACCCACCTGTGA